AGGAAGGAAAAAGCAAGCCTTATAAAGGATTGTAGAAGAGAAGAGATTCTTTTGCTTCTTATTAGGCTTATTATGTCCTGATCGGCTGTGAAGTAACTACTGTAGGttttggagtgagagagatcAAATCATTATAGCTTCTTTCCTTTGCAAATGATTAATTACCATATGTACTACTCAAAACCTTTTAGGTGTATTATTGTCTGCTTTTGTTCTTTGATACAATCTATTTTTGCGAAAGAAATTCTTCTTCTACCCAAAACATACCCAATGTTGTTTGAAGCTTCCTGTAattgcttattttttaatgttattagaTGCTCAAATGCTGAGTGACTGTTACTCTAGTGGGTGACTTTCAATATGTTGAATTAAGGTCAATGATCTCAATTAAGCTAGGAGATACTTGTTATGTATTTCTGGTGGCAAGATAACTTTTTGAAGTTTTACCGTTACCTATCAACTGTTTTATTACTAAAGGTGTTTTAAGTCCACATCAAACTTGAGCAATATTTCCTCTGTACTCTCTATTCACCTATTAGTTGTTGGTTCTAATTGAAGTAACGTGTCTTCCACTTTTGTGCAGGTCAGCTTGACATTGAATATATCAGCAGACTTACAGTCATTGTTTACATGGAATACGAAGCAGGTTAACCATTTGACAATTTCTTGTGTTTCAATTTTGCAATGATTCTTATTCATGCTGTACAGACTGCTTTTAATTGTATTTGGTACAAAAGAGGGTTGTCTGAAATTAATGTTTGGGAAACGCTATGGACTTATCATGCTCACAGCTCATATATGGAGTATAAATAtgggcttttatttttttggtttgtctgtttgtttgtttgtttatttatttatttattaagtatATATGGAGTATAAATATGAGGTTCTGGCTAAGATGTTTGGTGTCCAAAACTCCAGGTGTCTGATTAGGTATGTTTTAGAGATTGATATATTTGCACTGAGTTTTAGAATTTCTTAAAATTGCTATTTTCTATCGATGCTAATTCTAAAGTATTCATATGTGTGGCTTTGAATAAGAGTTTGGGATCTATCATTCTAGATATCCTGTTTAGTGTATCTTAAAGATTGATTTAATTGTACAGAAATTCtttcatatttctttctttccctctgttttgtttggttggtgtTATTTTCCTATGATTTTCATGAAAGTTGAAAATCTTTATAAAACACTGCATGCCAATTCATATTAATGGATTTGCTTGAATATAATTGACTCTTCACTGAAGTTCCTGCCAATTattcttttataataatattaattaacttCAAAGCTGATTTAGAATTTATATCCACTGTACGTATCTTTTCAGGTTTTTGTATTTCTAGCTGCCGAGTATGAAACCCCAAAGAATTCCTTAAATCAGGTAAGCTTAGGCATTTTGCtgcatttatatttttgagtCCTCTGTATCTTGTCGTGTTGAGTATTTACGGTTTAGTATTTCATTTCTAGAGATGTATTGAACTAGAAATTGTTGGTCTTTTACATGTTCCCAATTGCCTATGTCAGTGCCACAACAGCCTGTATGGCATGCCCACTTGACTATTGGCATATATTTCATGTTTTGCTGCACAAATACCATGTCCATCGCatgatttgttttgaaatttcatttttgcagaTTTCACTTTGGGATGGCATTATAGCTTCTAAAGAGCATGCAAAGTTTTGGACGCATACCTCTAACAAGTATCGTTTTATTGATCAGGTATTCTGCCTTTATGTAGTAGTCTTACTCAATTCTCTCATCCTTTTCTTGGCTTATGAGAAAATTAATTTCACCTTTCATTTGTGCAGGGAAGCAACCTTCGTGGTAAAGAGTTTAACCTGACATTGCATTGGCATGTCATGCCCAAGACTGGCAAGATGTTTGCGGACAAACTAGTCATGTCCGGATACCACTTGCCGAAGGAATATAGATGAGGTTTCTTGTGTATGTTGTTGTAACTTCAGCCTTTTTGATATGGGGATACAAAAGGTCAGCTGAATTAGGTCATAAACAGGCAAAGTTACATGTTTTAGAGACTGAGAAAATGAATATTGCTTGCAATTTTAGACCCACAAAAATATCGTTGCCAGTTATCAGTTTCTTGCTCCTGCCCCACAACCTTTTGCTCCATTCTCACTTGAGGCATACCTATGAAACTCAGTTACTGAACAGACTTACCTATCAAAACAcacatgtttatttttataggcCTTTCTAGTTTCTAGGCTGACTAGTCAAAGCATGGAATTAATTGccaataattttgttttgtatatgCATTTCATCGTGAGTGGGATTTTCATGATGGCTTGTTTTGCCACTCATAGTCGTAGGCTTCTTTCTCACGCATGAGATGAAGCATAGACGAGGTTGCAATTCAATGGGAGATACATGCTACACGATTGGAACATGGATTTTATTCTGACAAAATTTTGCAACAATGTTATCCTAATGATTGATTGGTGGTTTAAAATTCTGAAATTGGGTTCAAGTAAAAGGCAACAGCCCAATAGCAACTTTTGTAACATTCCATGTCTGTGGTTCAAATCTTATCTTTCACTTCTTTTCTATGTCTATctacctttcttttttctaccTATTAAGATAGGAATTATAAAATTGGAGCATGGGGTCCTctaaaatcaaattaacaaattttatgtggACAAATTTTCAAGTATAACTTATTCTCTTAAGTTTGATTCTTTCACAATTTggtcccatatatatatatatatatatatatatatatttaaatgccACATTTTTAACTTCTAAAGTtttggattaaaataaaattattaataaatcttTAAATGATAGCAtaacaatttcatttaaattcaaatcttgGGGGTTGAAATGTAAGGTAACAATCAAGCCAAGAGCTGTGTAGCATAGTAGCATTGTCCTGTTCTCCCACTGAGGAGAATTTGGATTCAAATCCTCTTCCCTACTTAatgaaagccaaaaaaaaaaaaaaaagagtttaaaattaAGGCTTgtgaacaaaaacaattaaagcttttgaacaaaatttttataagcaAACATGAGgtgaattttgttttccctagATAAATCGGcaactttattttattgaggATAAAGTTTGGGTATAAACTTTGTTGCAGCCTAAGTCTACAATTCCTTTCAAGATCTATTTAtgaacaaagtttagttacaactccattcaatatctttttcttggatgtgaattttgacaaatttattattaaattatattttcttcttacatcttttatgcttgcaaaatttctaaaagataaaaaatcaataactatgttatcaatcaaatgtttaaattttaagtttttgtagtctaaaattatgcgtaaaaaataagtttttttttttttgggtagctTTTAGATTCTTATATcttttatgcttgcaaaatttctaaaaggtaaaaaatcaataactatgttatcaattaaatgtttaaattttaagtttttgtagtctaaaattatgcataaaaaataagtttttttttttggtagcttttagatcttttttctattgattttttagtttttttatgttttgagagaAGAGAGGCATAAAAGGAtagtaaaaatacaaatttactcaTGTTTTTAACCAAGGTGGATAACTGGAGACAAACAGAGTATACTTAAGGTGGGTAAAGtgccaatttttaaacaatGGGTAGGTAAAGTGATTTTCGGGCAAACCATAGATGGGCAGagtgtaatttcccctaagtttatatattgaatagtaaataacatccgattagcacaaaatttgacatatgtgttaagaacataaagaaaattcaattcaaaaaattttctaaatatataattgtgttaattttttttagtggaatttGTAGTCttttatactactatttaaggagtTTTCCTGTTTGGAccggattttttttgttccaaaataccccttcaACTTACGTTTAAGTAGGGGCAAAACTTAAGGATAACacagtaaaaatatatctctaactcTCACCTAAAacatttcttacaaaataggatcactctcTTACTAACCCACTTCTTCAAAGTAACtatatgtttgttgttatttttttttcctttaaaaaaataaatcatccTCACGTTatcttcaaatcaattttttttttaaaaaaacatcctcaagtttatccaaaaaaaaaaactaaatagatatatattacaatttatttaaattgtttttaacttctttttaaaaattaaaaacaaaaaacctaatgaaaaaaaaaaaaaaaaaaaaccccacgtttctattaaggaaaaaaggtaaaaaaaaaactccagtTTGTgctgtttgttgttgttgttgtttttttttttttttctcctttaaaaaaaaaaaatcattattggAGCTTGATGAAAGAGTATATTGATATTACAGATATTCTCAATTATAACGGCTTTGCTTGGAATGAAATTTAGCAAACAGTGAtagttgttgatgatgatgtttGGGAAGCTTATAACAAGGTCctattttttctcattaataatgtTGCTAGGTTAAAGggttttaccatttcatttcgCACTGAGCATGCCATAGTATGGTAAACAAGTgtgcacacacacatacacattcGTATAGTTGAGCCAAAGACTATAGGCTATAAATAAtagaattaattattaaaatttgtgCTACACTCAAACCTAGGAGTAATGGGTTTACAAAATTTGGTGTTAAGGAAGAAATAGTATAGTATCATTAAATGGTGTAatccttttctcctttttttttggaatatattAGTATGGATTAGAAATCTGTCATATCCTTTAAATTTGGTGGGAATTATATGTGGTTGAAGGAGATTCCAACCTCCAATGTACAGttatttgtaattattaataattttctattatctctatattaaaaaagaataagaatgaaaagaagcttttgtaaaattttacACTTATACAAATTACTTCACTACTGTGTGAAACTAACTTATCTTACCTTTGAAAGTTTGGAACAATAATTCTTTCATaaattatcctttttctttatttttttctataaattatttttggaaataagaaCACAATGGTAGCCAGTGATATGGGTGTATTGAGAAGAATGGCAAAGTGGAACTTATGATACATGAATGCTGATTTGGATTGCATTCTGGAtgctctcttttgtttttattttttgtgtactGTTGTGACACTTGTCaaaattctttgtttttaacaGATATGGTTATAGGGCAAGATGGACTACTGCTTATGTCAACACTCTCCACTGAAATTCTCAATTCTTGTGAACAGACCCCCAACTGGCATCTTCAGCATGATAGGGGTTTGAGTAAAGGGGATTGTAGGAGCAACATGAGGCATCTAATTCAGATTCCAGGTGGGAAAGGGAATGGAGATTCACACTTCTCTATGGACCTATCATCATTTTGTGGGGATGTACAACTGGGCTAAGCTATCTTAGTTGTCTGCTTATTTGCTTTAAGACTCCcaaattacaaaatgaaaatgggtTCAACTGATTCGTTTTGGTGGGAGAGTATTGGGAAGTGTTCAAGGCTATAAGGTTGGTTCTCTTCTCATGCTAAAATATGGCAGTTTGGAATGTGCTGATTGAACAAATGTGGACATTGTGATTGGCAGAGATTATATTTGACAAAAGGATGGTGGATTGCTCTTTTTAGAGTATTTTAGAGTTTGCCGACCCATTTTCCTTATCTCTTCAGTGTGCTGATCCATGTGGCAAATATGTAAGATAAACTGAATTGCAAtttccttttttcatttttttcatttttttttgattcatttgataattatattttcttcctttctaaGAATCATATCAAATAGTTGTCAAATCgaattccaaaaacaaaaaaaaaaaaaaaaaagaaaaaaaaagcttttctcTAATAGTTTTCCTGTCTTTCCCTGACAGTGACATTGGCTTGGAGAAGGAGATTCCTTTTCTCAGATCCACTTGTCATCCCTAGTAAATTTGATGCTTTATCCATTGCTTTGTTCACATgtatttttgatcattttagttAGTCTATGATAAAAACTACTTTTACGAATTAGGTGTTGCAATGAATAGCCTTGTCCCGGCAAGTGCATTCTCAAATGCTTtgttaaatgaatttttatccccccataaataaattttatcattcCTGTTGGTGCATAAAAGAACGCCATTCCTGTGCTGATTGGTGAATGTCCAAGAATAAATCAGACATAAAAAATGGATCATTTGCTTAACAGTAATAAAGTTGGTGATGGATTCGTGGCCGAGGCTTAGATTGAAATGGTCAGACTGTTCAATGGGAAATTTGGTCTCACCATCATACTTTGAGGCATAGATACAAACATTAGAGGAGGCAATGTAATGAAACAAAGGTTCTTCTTGAACAAAGAGGGTTGTCTTGATATCAGGAGAAATGGTAACCTCTGAGATTATGTCTAGGATTCTTATACCTAGGTGAATTGCCATTTATCCATTCTAGTATATTTAGACAATTATTTGCTCTATTTTGTTgcttatattataaattatctaGGTGCATCCTAATATTTTGTTACACAAAATTGGAGTTCAACAATAATGTCCTTTGGATGGAGATTGATGATAATTGGGAGTTAGAGTTGGGAAGCTTGCTAGTTGGTATATCCCTAGAAGGCAGAAAGTTGTTGACCTTACTTTCTAATGCACTGTCTAAAGAGTGATTTACTTAAGCACTACGTACTTATAAATTGTTGACcttttatgtgtattattgtCTGCTTTTGTTCTTTGATACAATCTATTTTTGCGAAAGAAATTCTTCTTCTACCCAAAACATACCCAATGTTGTTTGAAGCTTCCTGTAattgcttatttttttaatgttattagaTGTTCAAATGCTGAGAGTGACTGTTACTCTAGCGGGTGACTTTCAATATGAATTAAGGTCAATGATCTCAATTAAGCTAGGAGATGCTTGTTATGTATTTCTGGTGGCAAGATAACTTTTTGAAGTTTTACTGTTACCTATCTCCTGTTTTATTAATAAAGGTGTTTTAAGTCCACATCAAGCTTGAACAATATTTCCTCTGTATTCTTTATTCACCTATtagttattggttctaattgaAGTAACGTGTCTTCCACTTTTGTGCAGGTCAGCTTGACATTGAATATATCAGCAGACTTACAGTCATTGTTTACATGGAATACGAAGCAGGTTAAccatttgacaattttttgtgtttcaatttTGCAATGATTCTTACTCATGCTGTACAGACTGCTTTTAATTGTATTTGTGTACAAAAGAGGGTTGTCTGAAATTAATGTTTGGGAAATGCTATGGACTTATCATGCTCACAGCTCATACATGTAGTATAAATATGtgctttgttaaaaaaaaaaaaaaaattgtaagtatATATGGAGTATAAATATGAGGTTCTGGCTAAGATGTTTGGTGTCCAAAACTCCAGTTGTCTGATTAGGTATGTTTTAAAGATTggtaatttgatatatttgcactgagttttagaatttcttaaaattgctatttttttattgatgctAATTCTAAAGTATGTGTGTCTTTGAATAATAGTTTGGGATCCATCATTCTAGATATCCTGTTTAGAATATCTTAAAGATTGATTTTAATTGCACAgaaatttttcatatttctttctttccctctgttttgtttggttggtgtTATTTTCCTATGATTTTCATGAAAGTTGAAAATCTTTATAAAACACTGCATGCCAAATCATATTAATGGAATTGCTTGAATATAATTGACTCTTCACTGAGGTTCCTGCCAATTATTCTTTTATACTAATATTAATTAAGTTCAAAGCTGATTTAGAATTTTTATCCACTGTATCTTTTCAGGTTTTCGTATTTCTAGCTGCCGAGTATGAAACCCCAAAGAATTCCTTAAATCAGGTAAGCTTTGGCATTTgctgcatttttatttttgagtccTCTGTATCTTGTCGTGTTGAGTATTCATGGTTTAGTATTTCATTTCTAGAGATGTATTGGACTAGAAATTGTTGGTGTTTTACATGTTCCCAATTGCCCATGTCAGTGCCATGACAGCCTGTATGGCATGCCCACTTGACTATCGTTATATATTTCATGTTTTGCTGCACAAATATCCTGTCCATTGCatgatttgttttgaaatttcattttgcAGATTTCACTTTGGGATGGCATTATAGCTTCTAAAGAGCATGCAAAGTTTTGGACGCATACCTCTAACAAGTATCGTTTTATTGATCAGGTATGCTGCCTTTATGTAGTAGTCTTACTCAATTCTCTCATCCTTTTCTTGGCTTATGAGAAAACTAATTTCACCTTTCATTTGTGCAGGGAAGCAACCTTCGTGGTAAAGAGTTTAACCTGACATTGCATTGGCATGTCATGCCCAAGACTGGCAAGATGTTTGCGGACAAACTAGTCATGTCCGGATACCACTTGCCGAAGGAATATAGATGAGGTTTCTTGTGTATGTTGTTGTAACTTCAGCCTTTTTGATATGGGGATACAAAAGGTCAGCTGAATTAGGTCATAAAGAGGCAAAGTTACATGTTTTAGAGACTGAGAAAATGAATATTGCTTGCAATTTTAGACCCACAAAAATATCGTTGCCAGTTATCAGTTTCTTGCACCTGCCCCTCAACCTTTTGCTCCATTCTCACTTAATGCATACGTATACAACTCAGTTACTGAACAGACTTACGTATCAAAACAcacatgtttatttttataggcCTATCTAGTTTCTAGGCTGACTAGTCAAAGTATGGAATTAATTGccaataattttgttttgtatatgCATTTCATCGTGAGTGGGATTTTCATGATGGCTTGTTTTGCCACTCATAGTCGTAGGCTTCTTTCTCACACATGAGATGGACCATAGACGAGGTTGCAATTCAATGGGAGATACATCCTACGATTGGAACATGGATTTTATTCTGACAAACTTTTGCAACAATGTTATGCTAATGATTGATTGGTGGTTTAAAATTCTGAAATTGGGTTCAAGTAATAGGCAATAGCCCAATAGCAACTTTTGTAACGTTCCATGTCTGTAGTTCAAATCCTATCTTTCACTTCTCTACTATGTCtatctatctttcttttttctatctATTAAGATAGGAATTATAAGATTGGAGCATGAGGTCCTctaaaatcaaattaacaaattttatgtggACAAATTTTCAAGTATAACTTATTCTCTTAAGTTTGATTCTTTCACAATTTggtcccatatatatatatatatatatatatatatatatatatttaaatgctACATTTTTAACTTCTAAAGttttggattaaaatgaaattattaataaatcttTAAATGATAGCAtaacaattt
This genomic stretch from Quercus lobata isolate SW786 chromosome 3, ValleyOak3.0 Primary Assembly, whole genome shotgun sequence harbors:
- the LOC115979407 gene encoding signal peptidase complex subunit 3B-like, with product MHSFGYRANALLTFAVTILALMCAMASFSDNLSHPSPSSSVQVLNVNWFQKQPNGNDEVSLTLNISADLQSLFTWNTKQVFVFLAAEYETPKNSLNQISLWDGIIASKEHAKFWTHTSNKYRFIDQGSNLRGKEFNLTLHWHVMPKTGKMFADKLVMSGYHLPKEYR
- the LOC115980149 gene encoding signal peptidase complex subunit 3B-like, whose amino-acid sequence is MRHLIQIPGGKGNGDSHFSMDLSSFCGDSILEFADPFSLSLQCADPCGKYVSLTLNISADLQSLFTWNTKQVFVFLAAEYETPKNSLNQISLWDGIIASKEHAKFWTHTSNKYRFIDQGSNLRGKEFNLTLHWHVMPKTGKMFADKLVMSGYHLPKEYR